The following DNA comes from Gammaproteobacteria bacterium.
ACCACCGCGATGGCAATAGATGCAACCAGCAATATGCCGATCTTGCGTGGTGCAAGGTCAATTTCCTCAGCCGCCTGCGGGATTACATCAAAGCCAACCAGCATAAAAGGAACCAGCGCCATGGCCGCCAGCACGCCTTTCAGTCCGTTGTTGTACAGAGGTGTCATGTTCGCAGGTGTGCCACTGGCGGCAAGGCCGGCAAACAGTGAGAAACCTGCCAGCAGGATCACCAGTACCACTATGGCCTGTAAGGTGGCAGAGAAGTGGACGCCGCGAATATTGATCCACATAAGCACCAGCGAAGTTACCGAGCCGATCAACGCCTGGTCGAGAAAGACATCACTGTCACCGACCTGCCACAGAGCACCGTTGCCCAGAAATGGGAACAGATGCGTCATGACGGTAGGCAGGGCCACCGCTTCAAATGCCACAACAGAGACGTAGGCAAAAACTATGGCCCAGGTGCAGACAAAACTGGCATTACGGCCCATCGCACGCAGGCTGTAGGCATGTTCACCGCCAACTTCCGGCATGGCGGCACAAAGCTCAGCGTAAATAGCACCGATCAATATGATCACCGTACCGGCCACAGCAGTTGCGATAAGCGCGCCTGCCGAACCGCTGCGCTGCATCAGCGGTGCGATCAGTACCACCCACGACCAGCCGATCATGGCGCCAAAAGACAGGGCCAGCGTTTCCCATTGTCTTAACGACCGCAGTAATCCGTGCTGACTGAGTTCAGTATTATTCATCAGTTTTTCTCTTCCAATTCAGCAGACTGCAGAATTCAGGAAGTGGGCTAATATTACAGGGCAAACAAGCAAAAATACGATCTGGAATTCTCTGTGCACAGGTTATCCCGATTTACTGGCAGCCGTGAGGCCAGGGCCGTCGGCTACGTGCTGGTGACTATCTCAATTGAATGGGGTTGGCAATGAAAAAACAAACAGCGATTTCTCTCCTGACTCTGTCGGGGCTTTTTTTGCCGACTGCAGCTAACGCGCAGCAGTACTTTATCGACATGCGTGCGGCCCTGGTGGCCGAGGAATCGTATTTCGAGCAGATCTTCAGGGAGCCGTTGCTCGAGGCAGGAATTTTCCTGCCTGATACCGGCGGCGCCAACCAGGCGGTGGCGCAGGCCAGCCTGCTGACCGGTGCCCTGCATGCCCGCAGTATCTGCCCGGGTGCCTCGTGCTCGGCACGCACCTCTTGGGCTGACCGGCTTACTTTTGATGCGACTGGCATAGATCCCGGCGCAACGGTGATCCTGACAGTGACCGGTACCGTGGAGGGCATAACCGGGCCAACGGTCGGAACCGGCTATACGCTGTTCGCTCAGTCAGTCGCTAACTTCACCGTCATAGATACGGCGCGTGCAACCGGACTCTATTTTTTCTCCGAGCCGACTACTACGTCGAACCCCGACGCATACACGCCGGGTGAACAAGAAGGCACCTGGGTTGTTTATGGGCCGGACCTGTTCGTCGGCCAGCTAACGCTCCAGGCAGGCGCGGTCAACGAGGTCTACATCGAGACAATTGTAAACGGCGATACAACGATGGATATCGTGACCAGCTTCGCAGTTGCAATCGATCCGGTGCTGCCGTTCACGTCAGCCTCGGGTGCCTTTATGAGCGAGTCGGAAGACGCCGATGCTGACGGCATCATCGACCTGGTCGACAATTGCACAGAAGTATTCAACCCGGTGCAGCGCGACACTGACGGCGATGACTTCGGCAACTACTGTGACGCCGACCTTAACAACGACAATATCGTTGACCTGCTGGACCTGGCCGAGCTGCGCACGGTATTTCTCACCAGTGATCCGACAGCCGACCTCAATGGAGACGGTGCAGTCGACCTGGTCGATCTGAGCCTGTTCCGGCAATATTTCCTGCAGCCGCCGGGGCCATCAGGCCTGCGTTGAGCCCGTCCGGCGCGCGTCAGATGTTGGTCGTAATTTCGCCCAGCTTCTTCGTCAGTAGCTGGTTTTCGCGATAGTCGATGGGAATCACCAGCAGGCTGGGGCCTGCTTCGGCCAGCGCCGTGCGCAGCGCTCCCTGCAGGTCTTTACTGCGCGTGACGTGGTGGCCGTTCCAGCCGAATGCCGCAGCCAGTCCAAGCCAGTCGGGGTTGCCGAAAGCAAGATCGGTGTGACGGTCAAACGTGTTCTGCTGCTTCCACGCAATAAGCCCGTAACCGCCGTCTTCCCACACCATGACCGTGATGTTGCTGTTGAGGCGTTTGGCAGTTTCCATTTCCTGTACGTTCATCATGAAGCCACCGTCGCCGCACACGCCCAGCACCTGGCGCTGCGGGTCGACCAGGCTGGCCGCAATCGCACCAGGCAGGGCGAAACCCATTGAGCAGAAACCGTTGGGTATCAGGCAGGTGTTTGGCTCATGGCAGTGGTAATGGCGCGCGATCCACATCTTGTGCGCGCCGACATCGGATAGCAGCAGTCCATTGGCGTTTAGCGCCTGGCGCGCGTCCCACAGCGCCTTCTGTGGCCGGATAGCGCCCTCGGTGTCGTCCTCGGCATGCTCGCTAATGTCGGCAGTCATGTCAGCACGAATTTTCTGCTGCTTGCTGAAATCGTAATCGGGCACGCCGTCACGATCAAAGCGTTCGTTCAGCATCCACAACGTATGTGCCAGGTCGCCAATCAATTCGACATCAGGGTGGTAACACTGGTCGATTTCCGCCGGCAGAAAATCGGCGTGAATAATTTTCTTGTCACCGTCAGGGTTCCACAGCGCCGGGTGGTATTCGACCATGTCAAAGCCCAGCGTTATCACGAGGTCGGCGTCATCGATTACCAGTGACAAGCGGTCCTTTGAACCCAGGCCGATGGTATACAGGCAATAATCAGCATCCATATCGACACAGCCCTTGGCCATGAACGTGGATACCACGCCGATACCGGTTTTCTCGCACAGCCGTCGTAACTGCTTCGACGCACGGCGGCGAATGGTGCCGTTGCCGGCAATAATCACCGGACGTTTTGCTGCGCGGATGGCGTCGTAGGCCCTGTCAACGATCTTGTCATCGGGTACGGAGCGACGAAAGCGTTTTGGCGCCAGCGGCCTGGCGCTGGTGTCATGCTCAGCGACATCTTCGGGCAACTCGATATGCACCGCGCCCGGTTTTTCGGTGCGTGCCAGTCGCACAGACTTGCGCACAATTTCAGGGATGGAGTCGGCGTGATAAACGGTTGTTGCCCACTTTGTGACCGGTTTGAACATGTCGACCACATCCATGATCTGGTGCGACTCCTTGTGTAGCCGGTCGGTCGAGCCCTGTCCGGTCAGGACGAGCATCGGTGCGCGGTCCATGTTTGAATCGGCGACTCCGGTTATCAGGTTGGTCGCGCCCGGGCCGAGGGTGCCGAGGCAGCCGGCGGGGTTGCCGGTAATGCGGCCATAGATCTCCGCCATAAAGGCTGCGCCCTGTTCATGGCGGGTCAGGACAAAATTAATCTTGCCCGAATTTTCCAGCGACATCATGAAGTCGGCGTTCTCCTCGCCGGGGACGCCGAAAATGTACTCAATACCTTCTTCCTCGAGGCAACGCACAAACAAGTCTGAAGCTTTCATGACATCTCCTTTTGCGTGACAGGGTCACGCCATTTACGAAATGCCCGGCCAATCTGCCGGACCGCCTGCTGCAGCCGCTGGCGGTTTTCCACCAGCGCCATGCGGACAGCAAACTCGCCCTCGGGACCGAAACCGGCCCCGGGTGAAACAGTGACTGCGGCGTCTTCCAGCAGCTGGTCGGCAAAGGCCATCGAGCCGGCGGTAGCAAACTCCGCCGGGATGGGCGCCCACACAAACATGCCAGCCCGCGGTTTTGGTACATCGGGCCATCCAATGCGTTGCAGTCCCTCCAGCACCACATCGCGGCGCCGCTGATATTTCTGTGCCTGCTGATCGGCAAATTCGCCGCAATGACGCATGCCTATGATTGCGGCTATCTGGATGGCCTGGAAAATACCGTAATCGTAGTAACCCTTGATTGCGCCGAGCGCGGAAATAATTTTCGGGTTGCCGGCGCAAAAACCGATGCGCCAGCCGGCCATGTTGAAGGTCTTCGACATGGTGGTAAATTCCACGCCGACGTCCTTGGCACCGGGACTGCGCAGGAAGCTTGGCGCACGGTAGCCGTCGAAACAGACTTTGCCATAGGCGAAGTCGTGCACGACGATTAGCTCGTGTTTCTTTGCCAGCGGCACCACGGCATCAAAAAATGCCTGCTCGACCGTATGTGCCGAAGGGTTGTGCGGGTAATTAAGGAAAAGCACCTTGGGTGCAGGCTTGAGCGTCCGGCAAAGCTGGTCCAGCTCGCTCAGGAAATGTTCGTCGTCGAGCACATTTATGCCAATGTAATGCCCGCCGGCAAGCGCCACACCGTGCGAATGGATAGGAAAAGACGGTGTCGGTATCAGTGCAGTGTCACCGGGCCCGATAAGTGCCAGGCACAAATGGCTGAACCCTTCCTTGGAGCCAATCGTGGCGATAACCTCGCTGGCCGGATCCAGGTCGACATCCCACTCTCTCTGGTAATACTTGGCCACTTCCCGGCGCAGGTTATAGATACCGCCGCCGACGGAATAACGATGGTTGCGTGGGTCGCGCACCACTTCGATCAGTTTTTCAACAATTGGCTCGGGCGTGGCATCTGTGGGATTGCCCATGGCCATATCAATGACATCAACGCCCGCCTTGCGCAGCTCATCGCGCCGCCGGTTAATGCGGCCGAAAAGGTATGGCGGCAGCAGCGCCATCCGGTCCGCAAGCCGGATGAAGTTATCTTCGTCGCTCATTTATCCCCTGCTTTTCCTTGTTATCACCTGAGAGTAGCAGCATTTTCGCGGCGTGCGCCGGCAAATCAAAGGCTTATTGCACCGGCACGAGTCGGGTGCAGGCCCGGGTCCTGCGTCATTGACTTAATAAATGCGTCCGGCGTCCGTTAAAGAGGGTTGAGGTGAACCCGCACCGGCTGTGGTGTGGTCTGCCAGCGTGAACGCACGATGGCTGTAACTCATTGAAATAAAAGGTGGTGAGCAATTGATCTGGCCCCTGCGAAAGCGCGCTCGACAGGACACGCAAACCGGCATAGTGCTCGATCCGCATCATGGTGGTTCTGCAGCGGTTGTCCATCGTCAGGGTAGCCGGCTGCGGCTGCGCCATTGTGCGGTCTGCCTGCCGCCGGATGACGGCAACTGGCGCCCCGAACTTGCCGCGCTGCTGGCAGATCACAGCGCACCGGTCAACGCCGTTGTCCCGGAAGAGGCTTACCAGCTGCTGCTGGTCGAGCGGCCTGACGTTCCAGCCGAAGAACTGGCTGGTGCCGTGCGCTGGCGCATTCGTGAGCTTATCAATACGCCGGTCGAGGAAAGCGTCGTTGATGTCTTTGACGTGCCGGCGCAGGCCCGTGGCAGTCGCAACATGGTTTATGCCGTGGCGGCACAGTCACAGGCCGTCGGGCAGGTGGCCGAACAGGTCAGAGACTCGGATCTGCCGCTGCAGTCAATTGATATTGCCGAGCTTTGTATGCGCAATATCGCCACCGAACTGGAGCAGGATCGTTTTGGCGTTGCATTCCTGCTGGTGCGTGGCAGTCAGGGCTTCCTGACGATCACCCGCGACCGCAAGCTGTACGTGATACGGCAAATGGAAATTCCCGGTGGCGATGCCGGTATCGGTGACGAGGCGGTATCGGCAATTGCGCTGGAACTGCAAAGATCGCTCGACTACTTCGAAAGCCACTATGACCAGCGGCCAATTCGCGATGTGGTCCTGGCACCATCGACTGAAGGCATTGCACTGAGCGCCGCACTCGGCCGAGAGATGGCGGTGAATGTAACGCTGCTCGATCTCAACGAGCTGCTGGAAACGCCGCGCGAGCTGTCACCGGAGGAGCAGTCACGATGCCTGCTCGCCGTTGGCGCGGCATTGCGAGGCCCTGATGTGCTGGAGCAGGCAGCGTGAAACAGAACATCAATCTTTATCAGCCGGCGGCGCGTGGCCGGGCCGGACTCAATGGTCGCTCCATGCTGCTGGTCTGGGCCGGTACGGTTGCCGCGTGTCTCCTGATGCAATTGTGGCTCGACAGCCGTTCATCCGGCGTAAGCCGTGAGTTGCGTCTGACGCAGGATCGTGTCGTCAGCACCGAAAGTGAACTGAATCAGCTGACAGCATCGATGATGGCGGGTACGGATAGTGCGCTGGAGGCCGAGCTAAACACGGCGCTGCGCGAGCTGGATCTGCGCGAGACCATTCTCGGGCTGGTCAGCGGTGACAGCGCCGGCGATATCGACGGCTTCTCTGCGCAGCTACGCTCGCTGGCCCGGCAGCCGGCTGAAGGCGTCTGGCTGACGCGCGTACGCGTCAGTGCGCCCGGCGCCCGCACCACGCTCGAGGGTCGCGCCCTGAGTCCGGAAGCTGTTCCGCTGTACCTGCGCCAGCTGTCGTCCGAGGCAGCCCTGTCAGGTCAGCGCTTTGATGAATTCGAGATCGAGCGACCCGAAGAAGACGGCGAACCGATCAGGTTTTCCATGAACCGCCGCGCCGCAGACCGCGCGGTGCAGTTTGCACGGGAATAAAGTGAAAGAGTTACTGCAAAAATTGCTGGCGAGGCTCGATGCGTTCAATCCGCGGGAGCAGCTGATGGTGCTCGCGGGCGGCATCGCTGGCATCGTGCTGGCCTGGTACGCCATGTTCGCCGAGCCGGCCATAAATGCACGACAGCAGGTCGCTGCCGAGTTGTCCACGACACAGGCCAGGCTGGCAGACCTGCAGTTGCGTGTCGCGCAGCAGGGGCAGCAGGCTGACGGCGATCCGCGACAGCGGCTCGAGGACCTGCGGCGCCGCACCGAGTCTGTCGAGGGGATGATCCAGAATTACGCGGCAGAGCTGATCAGCCCGACAGAAATGGCGCGTCTGCTGGAGCGAGTGCTGGAGCGCCGGCCGGTGCTCGAATTGCGCCGGCTACGCAACCTCGGCGCGCAGGACATGTTGCCGGAGGACTCGCCCGGGCAAAACCGGCTCTACCGGCATGGTCTGGAACTCGACCTGGAAGGGCCGTATCTGGCAGTGCTGGCCTACCTGGAAGACCTCGAGGCATTGCCGTGGCGGTTGTACTGGCAGGTACTTGAGATCGATGCCGATGAGTATCCCAACAACCGGGTGCGTATCGAGGTTGCCACGCTCAGCCTGCACGAGGAGTGGATCGGTGTCTGACCGAGCCGCACGCACAGTTTTTATTGCCTTGTTGTTGAGCAGCAGCGCCGTTGCCGAGCAGTTGTTTGACCCGATGCGCCCGTACAGCCGGGCGGCATTGCCGGTGGTTGCCGGTAACAAGGCCCCGGCCGGGTTTGCGCTTAGTGCCATCGTTTACTCGCCTGACCGACGGGTGGCCGTTATCAACGGTGAGCCCGTTGCCGAAGGTCAGAAGATTGGTGGTGCCACTGTGCGCAGCATCGAGCGCGGCAAGGTGCAGCTCGACTACCGTGGCAAGACCGTAAACCTGAAACTCAGCACGCTGAGGAAATCCAAATGAATTCACCAATCCGATTGTCTTTGGCCGGCATGTTGCTGTTGCCGTTGCTCTATGCCTGCGCGACCGGTCCGCAGCGCGGAGTGCCGGCGGCCGACGCCATAGAGGCTGCCGTGGCAGAAGCTGCCGACGCCGTCCAATGGAGCATGCCCGAGCCGCCACCGGAGGTGACTGATGCGTTACTGCCCCCGCTGCAGTCAGCCGTGCCACCCGAGGCCATGGAGCCACGTTTCGATGTAGACGTGAAAGACACTTCGGCGCGGGCGTTTTTTTTGAGCCTGGTCGAAGGCACCGACTACAACCTGGTCGTGCATCCTGACGTGCGCGGCAAGATTTCGCTGACAATGAAAAATACTACAGTGGGCGAAGTTCTCGACGCAGTGCGCGAGGTCTATGGGTTCGATTTTCGCTCCAGTGCCAGTGGCTGGATCATCATGCCGGCATCACTGCAAACCCGCATCTACCAGGTCGACTATCTCAATCTGCAGCGCAGCGGTTTCTCCCGCACCAGCATAAGCTCAGGGCAGCTTAGCCAGGGCGAAGAGGGCGCCACGGGGAACTCCTCGGCATCACAGCAGGGCGAAAGCAAAAATAACAGTGGTGGCAGTACGCGCCAGCTGGCGGGCAGCCACATCGATACGTTGTACCAGGCGGACTTCTGGCGCGAGCTGCATCATGCAGTCGCGGCAATTGTCGGTCCGGATGAGGGTCGCCGTGTCGTTATCAATCCGCAGAGCGGTGTGGTTGTTGTCCGGGCAATGCCTGACGAGTTGCACTCGGTCAGCCTGTTTCTTGAAACCGTGCAGGCAACGGCGCAGCGGCAGGTAATACTCGAGGCGAAAATCCTTGAGATCGAGCTCAATGACGGCTTCCAGGCGGGTATCAACTGGGCGACCGTCGCGCAGACTGCTGACGGTGACAGCTACTTTTTCGGCCAGACCACACCGGACCAGCCATTCAATACAGACTTTGAGGATCTCGGCACCAGTCCCGTCACGGTGGCGCCCGGTGTACGCACTCTGGGCGTTGACAGCGGCACGCTCGGCGGCGCATTTGCAATGGCTTTCGACATTGGCGATTTCAACGGTTTTATAGACCTGCTGGAAGTGCAGGGAGATACCCGGGTGCTGTCGAGCCCTCGGGTAGCAACGCTGAATAACCAGAAAGCGGTCATCAAGGCGGGCACCGATGAGTTTTTTGTTACTGACATATCCAGCAACACGGTCACCGGTACGGCGTCGGCAACCAGCCGTGATGTCGAACTGACCCCGTTCTTCTCGGGGATCGCGCTGGATGTCACGCCGCAGATCAGTGCGGACGGCCAGGTAACGCTGCACATACACCCCACCGTCAGCGAAGTCAGCGACCAGCGCAAAGACCTGACGATATCGGGAGAGACCGACCGGCTGCCGCTCGCCTTTAGCCAGGTGCGTGAGGCCGACAGTATCGTACGTGCGCGCAGCGGCCAGATTGTTGTCATCGGCGGACTGATGCGCAACACCAGCCGTGATGAAAGCTTTGGCGCGCCGGGGCTCGGCAGGTTGCCAGGGATCGGCGCTCTGTTCCGCAGCAAGCGCACGGTGGCGAAGAAGACCGAGCTGGTAATCCTGCTGCGTCCACTGATTGTTGAAGACGATGCAACGTGGGCACAGGCAGCCCGTGAGCCGCTGGAGCGCATCCGCGGCTACTGATACCGGAGATCGACTTTGTACCTGCAACACTTCGGCTTTCGTGAGTACCCATTCTCGCTGACACCGGATACCGAATACTTCTATGGCAGTGGATGTCATAGCGACGTGCTGAACGTGTTGCAGGTTGCGCTGCGCTCGGGTGAAGGGTTTATCGCGGTTACAGCCGAAGTCGGCCTCGGCAAGACGTTACTCTGCCGTTTGCTGCTGCGTGAGCTCGACAAGGAATTCACCACCGCGTATATCCCCGACCCACTGCTCTCACCGCGCACCTTGCGTAGTGCCTTGGCCGAGGAACTGGGTATCGAGCTGGATGAGGGCTGGACCGATGACCAGCTGATGCGACGCATCCAGAAACATCTGATCGCCCGGTCCGGTGAGAGTCACCGCGTTGTACTGCTGCTGGATGAGGCACACCAGCTGCCGCCACAGACACTCGAGGCAGTGCGACTGCTGACCAATCTCGAAACCGAAAAATTCAAGTTGCTGCAGGTTGTGCTGTTCGGCCAGCCGGAGCTTGATCGCCGGCTGGCGCAGCCCTCGCTGCGGCAGCTGCGCCAGCGGATCGGCTTTCGTTGCACTCTCGCGCCGCTGGATCGCAAGGCGACCGAGATTTATGTTGCTCACCGTGTGCGCGTGGCGGGCTGTACAACTGATCCATTGTTTGCCCAGGCTGCGGTCAACGAGGTGTATGAGGCCAGCGGTGGTACGCCGCGGCTGATAAACATGCTGTGTCACAAGGCGCTGATGGCAGCATTTGGTCGTGGCGAGTACGGCGTGAATTCAACCCACATGCGTCGCGCGATTGCCGACAGCAGCCACGCGGTTGTGCAGCGGAGCAACGGTCTTGGGCGATTGGCGCGCTGGTTCACAACTTCATTTGCCAGGAAACCGCTGGTATGAGCCTGGTCAATGAAATGCTGCAGGATTTGCAGGAGCGGGAGGCAACCAATGCACGGCCGCTCGCCGGTCTTCGTGCGGTTCCCGACAGTGATATTCATGAGCCGGGGCAGGATCGGCCCGCAGGGTTCTGGCTGCTGAGCGGCGTACTTGTCGTCACCGGTATCGTAGCGGCTGCATGGCTGCGTACGTCGCAGCCTGACACGCCAACTGTTTCGGTATTGCCAGCGGACTATTCTGCAGTAACGGCAATGCCTGACGAATCGCCCGCAGAATCTGCAGAAGTGGCCGCGACCGCTGATGTTGTCCAGCACGAACCGCAGCTTGCAACGCTTAATTTGGCGCTGGCGACAGGAATAGCTGCAGCACCGAGTGAATCCCTGCCCGAACCGATCGCAGCAACGGACGATATTGAACGAGAAACTGTCGTCGCGTCAGTCGCACCGGTAGTTCCCGCTGTGCCAAAAACGCGGGTGGCCGTGTCAAAGCCAAAGCGTACCAGTAGCGCGCCAGCGGCCACTGTGGCAGATGACAAAGAAGAATCAGGGTTGACCAGGATAGTTGTAGCGCCGGCCACGCGGTTACGGGCTGCCGGCCTTGCGGCGCTGCGTGGCGGTCGGCGCATCGAGGCCGAAGATTATTTTCGCCAGCTGGTGGCTCTGGAGCCGGGTGACACCGAGGGACACCTGCTGCTGCATGCGGCGCTGAAGGCGCAGTCACGAACCGCGGCTGCGCGCGATGCGTTGACTGGTGCACTGACTACGGTCACGCAGCCGAGCGCCGTGGCACAGGTCCTGGCGCGCGAGCTTCTGGCAGAGCGAGATACAGACCAGGCCATCGTGGTGCTCGAGCAGTATCGTCCGTCGACATTAGCCGATCTGGAATACGAGGCAACGCTGGCCGCGGCTTACCAGCGCGCCGGCCGGCACAGCGAATCGGTCCGGCTTTACGGCAGGCTGGTCGAGCGCAAGCCGGGGCAGTCGGCTTGGCTTGTCGGCATGGCTATTTCACAGGAAGCCGGTGGTGATACGGCAGGCGCGCGCAGTTCGTATGCAGCCGCCGTTCGCGCCGGGCGGCTGGATCCGGCGCTCGCGCGTTACGCCCGGCAGCGCCTGGCATTGCTGGAGAGAGATTCATGAGCATGCAGCGGAAACGAATCCGTCTCGGTGACCTGCTGAAGAACGAAGGCGTCATTACAGAAGCACAGCTGCAGGAAGCGCTGGTTCGGCAAAAGCAGACAGGACAGAAGCTGGGACGCGCGCTGACTGATGTCGGCGCGATCAGTGAGCATGACCTGCACGTATTGTTGGCCAAACACCTCGGTATAGACTACCTCGAGCTGGCGACGCTGCAGCTCAATGCCGCAGTAGTCAATCTGCTGCCGGAAGCGCAGGCGCGGCGCTATCGCGCACTGGTGCTGCACAAGGATAATCGTGGTTTGCTGGTCGGTATGGCCGACCCGTCGGACCTGTTTGCCTACGACGAGATTGCGCGCACGGTGGGTCAGCCGATCCGGGTTGCGCTGATCAGCGAATCAGAACTGCTGCGCACGATCGATGCGATCTACCGTAACACCGACGAGATTGCCCAGCTCGCTGCTGAAGTCGATGAGCAACTGGCTGAGGGCGATGTGCAGCTTGATGCGCTCATCGAGGATGAAGAGGCTGCTGATGCGCCGATCATCAGGCTGCTGCAGTCCATGTTTGGCGATGCGCTGAAAGCCAAGGCTTCAGACATCCATATTGAGCCCGACGAGAAAGTTCTGCGTATCCGGCTACGTGTCGATGGCGTCCTGCAGGAGCAGACTATTGAGGGTCGCGGCGTGGCATCCGCGATGGTCACCCGGCTGAAACTTATGAGCGGGCTGGACATCTCGGAGAAGCGATTGCCACAGGATGGTCGCTTTACCGTGCGCGTTGAAGATCACAGTGTCGATGTACGTATTTCGACCATGCCAATCCAGCATGGCGAATCGGTGGTGATGCGTCTGCTCGACCAGACTGAAAACCTGCGACAGCTCAAAGATCTGGGGCTTCCCGGGAAAATATGCGAGCGCTTTGAGGGCCTGATTCGCCACAACAACGGCCTGGTGCTGGTTACCGGCCCTACTGGCAGCGGTAAGACGACAACGCTTTACTCCGCGCTTAATGAAGTCAACCGGCCGGGACTAAAGATTATTACTGCCGAAGACCCTGTTGAATATCGCCTCGAGCGCATCAACCAGGTTGGCGTAAATCCGAAGATCGGCCTGAGCTTTGGCAAGGTTTTGCGCACGGTGTTGCGGCAGGACCCGGACATTATCCTGGTGGGCGAGATGCGTGACGAGGAGACCGTCGAGATCGGCCTGCGTGCCGCAATGACCGGTCACCTTGTGTTTTCCACGCTGCACACCATCAGCGCGCCCGGTGCGGTGCACCGGTTGCTGGACATGGGCGCGCCACCGTACCTGGTGGCCGCGGCGCTGCACGGCATACTGGCGCAGCGTCTGGTACGGCGAGTATGCGAGCACTGCAGCGAGCCGGCCCAGCTCAATCCGCACCAACGGGTGTGGCTGGAGGCATTGCTCGGGCTGGAGCAGATCGACCAGCACCAGTTCAGGAAAGGCAGCGGCTGCAACTACTGCCACCTCACCGGTTACCTCGGACGCATCGGCGTATACGAGCTGCTGGAGCTGGATGACCACCTCACCGAAACGTTGCGGGCAAATCCGACCGGTTTCGTAAAGGCTGCTAACGCCAGTCCCAACTTCCGACCGCTGGTGCACTGCGCGCTGGACTACGCGCGCCAGGGCGTGACGTCGCTGGATGAAGTCATCCGCGTAGCCGGCGGGCTGATCAGCGAAGCCACGCCCGATGCGGCCGGCCTGCCGGGCGGGCGGGCATTGGAACAGGTGGCCGAGCCGGTCGGCTAAAGCATGTCTGCATTCAGTTACAAAGGACGGATTTCCACCGGGGATCTGGTTAATGGCCAGGTTGCGGCAGAAAGTATCGATGCCGCTGCAGCGCGATTGAGCGAGCGCGGAATTATCCCGATTGAGATCTCGCCGATACAAAATGCCAGTCAGGAAAGCGTGCAGGCCGTGTGGCGCCGGCTCGGTGGCGGGCGCCCGTCTACCAAAGACCTGACTATGTTCTGCCGCCAGATGCATACCATTACCCGCTCGGGTATCCCCTTGCTGCGCGGTCTCGCCAGCCTGGCGCAGTCAACCCACCATCCGCTGCTGCGTGAGGCGCTGGAAGAGGTTATCGAGAGCCTGCGTGCCGGGCGTGGTCTGTCGGAGTCGATGCGCCGCCACCCCGAGGTTTTTTCCTCGTTGTTTGTCAGCATTGTCGAAGTCGGTGAAACCACCGGTACACTCGATTCCGCTTTTTTGCGGCTTTATGAATACCTTGGCCAGGATGAGAAGGTACGAAAGAAAGTAACTTCCGCAGTGCGCTACCCGA
Coding sequences within:
- a CDS encoding APC family permease, whose product is MNNTELSQHGLLRSLRQWETLALSFGAMIGWSWVVLIAPLMQRSGSAGALIATAVAGTVIILIGAIYAELCAAMPEVGGEHAYSLRAMGRNASFVCTWAIVFAYVSVVAFEAVALPTVMTHLFPFLGNGALWQVGDSDVFLDQALIGSVTSLVLMWINIRGVHFSATLQAIVVLVILLAGFSLFAGLAASGTPANMTPLYNNGLKGVLAAMALVPFMLVGFDVIPQAAEEIDLAPRKIGILLVASIAIAVVWYLLIELAVGMLLTLEQRSTVELATVSAAEAAWGRTGATLLLVGGVAGILTSWNGFLVGGSRALFALGNHHMVPAWFGQLHRTRHTPVNALLFIGILGALAPLLGRQALIWFVDGGGFGLMIAYILVCASFIMLRRNEPAMTRPFMLPGGMATGLFGLLASIVMATLYLPGMPAALVWPQEWLLVLGWFLLGIALFRSSS
- a CDS encoding acetolactate synthase large subunit yields the protein MKASDLFVRCLEEEGIEYIFGVPGEENADFMMSLENSGKINFVLTRHEQGAAFMAEIYGRITGNPAGCLGTLGPGATNLITGVADSNMDRAPMLVLTGQGSTDRLHKESHQIMDVVDMFKPVTKWATTVYHADSIPEIVRKSVRLARTEKPGAVHIELPEDVAEHDTSARPLAPKRFRRSVPDDKIVDRAYDAIRAAKRPVIIAGNGTIRRRASKQLRRLCEKTGIGVVSTFMAKGCVDMDADYCLYTIGLGSKDRLSLVIDDADLVITLGFDMVEYHPALWNPDGDKKIIHADFLPAEIDQCYHPDVELIGDLAHTLWMLNERFDRDGVPDYDFSKQQKIRADMTADISEHAEDDTEGAIRPQKALWDARQALNANGLLLSDVGAHKMWIARHYHCHEPNTCLIPNGFCSMGFALPGAIAASLVDPQRQVLGVCGDGGFMMNVQEMETAKRLNSNITVMVWEDGGYGLIAWKQQNTFDRHTDLAFGNPDWLGLAAAFGWNGHHVTRSKDLQGALRTALAEAGPSLLVIPIDYRENQLLTKKLGEITTNI
- a CDS encoding aminotransferase class I/II-fold pyridoxal phosphate-dependent enzyme; amino-acid sequence: MSDEDNFIRLADRMALLPPYLFGRINRRRDELRKAGVDVIDMAMGNPTDATPEPIVEKLIEVVRDPRNHRYSVGGGIYNLRREVAKYYQREWDVDLDPASEVIATIGSKEGFSHLCLALIGPGDTALIPTPSFPIHSHGVALAGGHYIGINVLDDEHFLSELDQLCRTLKPAPKVLFLNYPHNPSAHTVEQAFFDAVVPLAKKHELIVVHDFAYGKVCFDGYRAPSFLRSPGAKDVGVEFTTMSKTFNMAGWRIGFCAGNPKIISALGAIKGYYDYGIFQAIQIAAIIGMRHCGEFADQQAQKYQRRRDVVLEGLQRIGWPDVPKPRAGMFVWAPIPAEFATAGSMAFADQLLEDAAVTVSPGAGFGPEGEFAVRMALVENRQRLQQAVRQIGRAFRKWRDPVTQKEMS
- a CDS encoding PilN domain-containing protein translates to MKQNINLYQPAARGRAGLNGRSMLLVWAGTVAACLLMQLWLDSRSSGVSRELRLTQDRVVSTESELNQLTASMMAGTDSALEAELNTALRELDLRETILGLVSGDSAGDIDGFSAQLRSLARQPAEGVWLTRVRVSAPGARTTLEGRALSPEAVPLYLRQLSSEAALSGQRFDEFEIERPEEDGEPIRFSMNRRAADRAVQFARE
- a CDS encoding GspB domain-containing protein yields the protein MSDRAARTVFIALLLSSSAVAEQLFDPMRPYSRAALPVVAGNKAPAGFALSAIVYSPDRRVAVINGEPVAEGQKIGGATVRSIERGKVQLDYRGKTVNLKLSTLRKSK